The sequence below is a genomic window from Sorangiineae bacterium MSr12523.
GACGGCTTGGAGCCGCCGTAGGTCATGGCGATGAAACGCAGCCCTCCGGTCACGAGAACGCGGGAGGCAGGGTTGAACACGTAGCGTGCTTCCACGGCGCCGGCCGGGCGCAACTTGCCGTCCACGTCCCCGAGACGCGGAAAGAACGCGCCGATCTCCGCGGAGAAAAGGAACCGCCGCGCGAGGCCGTGCGTGGCCATGGTGGACGGCAGCTCCGTCGGCGGCGGCTCCTCGGTGGCCACGGGGTTCGAGTCCGATACGAGCTTCGCCGTGACGAGGATGGCCCGACCGAAGCGCGCCTCCACGTCGGTCTCGTACACGCGGTAGCCCGGGTGCTCGACGCGCACGCGGTGCGGTCCCGGCGGCACGTCCAAACCGGCGGGCGTCGACGAGCCGGCCGGCTTTCCATCGACGGTCACGCTTGCGCCCGCGGGATCCGAGTCGATGGCCAGCTGCGAGGGACGGCGTCGCAGCTCGTTGAGCTCGCGGCTCGCCTCCGCGCGCTCGGAGGGCATGAGGTCCGTTTGCTCGAGGTAGCTCGCGAGCGCGCGCGCTGCATCCTCGGGCTCGTCGAGCCGCTGATGGCACCGCGCGATGTTCCAAATCTCGCTCGCGGGCCCGCCCAACCGACGCGCCTCGGTGAAGAAGCGAATCGCATCGCGAAAGCGGCCCTCCCGAAACGCGCGCACCCCCTGCTGGTCCAGCCCGCGCGCGCGCACGACTCCCTCCCCACTGGGGATCTGCGCAAACACGAGAAGCGCCAACGCGAAAGCGTGCATCGCGGTCTACCTTTGGTAGACGAGCGGCGACAGGAAATCACTTTTATGGCGTGTCTATGCGGAGACGAGGATGATCTTCGTGACTTCGGGGGGCGCGCCCACACGCGAGGGCGGGCCGGCGACGCCGAATCCGCGATTGACCCACAACGTGGAGCCCTCTTCCTCGTACCGACCGGCGAGGTAGTGCATGAAGAGCGAGGCGGGGCGGAAGCCCGGGTTGATCTGCCCGCCGTGCGTGTGGCCCGATAGCTGAAGCGCAACGCGACCGCGGGCGGTGGGGAAATACTGGGGTTGGTGCGCGAGCAGGATGCGCGGTCGATCGGGCGGGACCATCGCGAGCGCGCGCTCGAGCGACGGCGGCTCCTCGCGGGCGCCCGAGGCGAAGACGTCCGCCACGCCGAGCAGCGAGAAGCCGCCCTGATCGCGCCCGCGCAGGACGAGCCCCTCGTTGACCAAGGTGCGAACGCCGGCGGCATGCAGGCCCGCGAGGACGTCCTGCGCGCCCGTATAGTAATCGTGGTTGCCGAGGATGGCGGTCACGCCATCGCGCGTGTGGCCGCGGAGCGAGGCGAGCGCCCTCGCCATCTGCGGGATGTAGTGCTCGTCGTGATCGACCAGGTCGCCCGTGGCCACGATGAGATCGGGCTTCGTCTGCAGCACGCGCTCGAAGCCTTCCGCAAGCTCGCGATCGCCGACGAACAGGCCGACGTGAATGTCGGAGATCTGCGCGATGGTGTAGCCGTCGAGCGCGCGCGGAAGCCCTGCGATGCGCACCGGCACTTCCTCGATCTCGAAGGCATGCCGCCCGCGGACGATGCCCCAACCGAGCGCCGTTCCGGTCCCGGCCAACACCGCCGCACCGCCCACGCCCTCGATCACCTGCCGCCGGGTCAGGCCCTCGGGCTCCTCTTCCTGGGGGGCCGAAGCCTCTTCCTTCTTCCCCCAACGCTTGCGCAAGCCGAAGCTCAGATCCAGCCCGATGTGGATCAGAAACAGCGGGATCATGCTCAGCGCCACGGCCGACGCTTCGATCATGCCCGCGGCAAACAGCTGCTGGCTCTTGCTGCCGTGCCATGCCGATTGCATCATCCGCGCGGCCGGCGTGATGACCACGAGGCATGCCACGACGGCCCAAACCCAGCGACGCCGTGCGGCGAGCCAGGGGGATACACGCATGGCCCACATCGCGAGCAACGAATGGGTGCACGCCGTGATGCCGAACAGAAACGCCGAAAATACGAGCGTGCGAACCATGCTTGGAGGATCGAACGGCTACGGTAGCACGCGCATTCCGGCCGGCCATGCGCCGGACACGACGCGCTCGATCCCTCCGTAATCGCGGGCTATTTTCACATCCTGGAAGCCACGCTGTTCGAAGAGCTGTGCGATGTCGGGCGCCTCGCCTGCCCCCACCTCGACGGCAAGCACACCGCCTTCGACCAAGAAAGCGGGCGCTTCCTCGACGATGCGGCGGAGGAGATCCAGCCCGTCCGGTCCGCCATCGAGGGCGAGGCGCGGCTCGAAGCTGCGGATGTCCTCCGCCAAGGTCGCGATCTCCTCGCTCGGGATGTACGGGGGGTTCGCTGTGACCACATCGAACCGCTGCCCTTCGCGCAGGGCGCCGAACAGATCGCCCGAGGCCCAGCCAACGTTGTACGCGCCAAGGCGCTGCGCATTGTCGCGCGCCACCGCCAGCGCGCCCTCGCTGATGTCGCTCGCGATGACGTAGCCCGTCGGGCGCTCGCGGCCCAAGGAGATGGCCACGCACCCGCTGCCCGTGCACAGGTCGAGCGCGCGCATGCACATGGAAACGTGGCGCGAGCGCTCGAGGGCGACTTGGACGAGCACCTCCGTGTCGGGGCGCGGGATGAGCACGCGCGCGTCGACGCGAAAGGGGCGACCGTAGAATTCGCGCTCGCCGCGCAAAAAGGCGACCGGCTCGTGCTTTCGCCGCCGTTTCACCAGCTCGCGAAAGCGCCCGAGCTCGTCCGCCTCGAGCGGGCGGCGTGCATCGACGATGAGGCGCACGCGGTCCGTGTTCAGCGCGAACGCGAGCAACACCTCCGCGTCGAGGCGCGGCGATTCGATGCCGCGCGCGCGAAAGTCGTCGGTCGCCCAGCGGACGACGGCCTCGATGGTCCAGGTTTCTTTCACGGGGCCGTCGTGCGGCGCGCCTCGAGCACGGCAGCTTCGACTTCCGCGCGGATGCGATCGCGCTCTTCGGCGGTGGTTGCCTCGAAGCGCATCACCAGCACGGGACCCGTGTTGGACGCGCGCACGAGACCCCACGCGGGCTTGCCCGGTTGACCGAATTGAATGCGCGCGCCATCGATGTCGATGACCTCGCGCCCGCTCTTTTTGTAGTGCTCCGTGACCGCGCGCACGACGTCGAACTTGATGGCATCGGGGCAGTCGACCCGCAACTCCGGCGTCGAGAACGTGGTGGGCACGTCGGCAAGCATCTCGCCGAGGGAGCGCCCGTCGTTGGCCAGGATCTCCAGCAAACGCAGCGACGCGTAGATGGCATCGTCGAAGCCGAAATAGCGGTCGGCGAAGAACAGGTGCCCGCTCATTTCACCGGCGAGGAGCGCGCCCGTTTCCTTCATCTTGGTCTTGATGAGCGAGTGCCCCGTCTTCCACAAGACGGGCTTCCCACCGTGCGCCGCGATGTCGTCGTACAGGGTCTGCGAGCATTTCACCTCGCCCAGGATCGCCGCACCGGGGTGCTCCTTCAGCAGGGCGCGCGAGAAGAGGATCATGAGCTTGTCGCCCCAGATCACGTCACCGTTGGCGTCGATGGCGCCGAGTCGATCCGCGTCGCCGTCGTAGGCGATGCCCACCCGCGCGCCGGTCTTCTTCACGCGATCGATGAGCTCGGCGACGTTGTCGAGCACCGTGGGATCGGGGTGGTGGTTGGGGAAATTCCCGTCCATTTCGCAGTAAAGCGCATCGGGCGAGAGGCCGAGTGCTTTCATGACGGCAAGCGCCGTGGGGCCACCGGCACCGTTTCCGGCATCGACGACGAAGGGCAGAGGGCGCGGGGGAAGCTTGATGCGTTCCTTCACCGCCTCGATGTACGCGGGGAGCACGTCCACGACCTGGTGCGAGCCCTTGGCGTCCGGGGCAAAGCGCTTCTCTTCGATGAGGTTGAAGAGATTCACGATGTCCGGGCCGAAGAAGCTGGCCTTGCCCTTCATGATCTTGAAGCCATTGTCCTCGCCCGGGTTGTGGCTTCCCGTGATCTGGATGCCGCCATCGGTGCCAAGGTGGTGCACGGCGAAGTACAGGAGCGGCGTGGGCACGACGCCGATGTCGACGACGTCGATCCCGACCTGCGTGAGCCCGGCGACGAGCGCGGCGTGCAGCCGCGGGCTCGACAGTCGACAGTCGCGACCGACGGCCAATCGCGTGCGCCCGCCCTCCACGTTGGGCTTGGCCAGCATCGTCCCGATACCGCGGCCGAGGGCATTGGCCAGGGCATCCGTCAAATCCCGATCGGCGACCCCCCGGATGTCGTACTCGCGAAAAATGTGGCGCAGGGAAGCGAAACTCATGGCCCGTCCTTATACGCCAGGCCCCGCCCGGGCGCGAAGCGATAGGAACTTGGCCCGGACAGTACTATGGTCGCCGCCCGTCGATGGACGCTCCGCCGCCCCCGCCTCGAGATCCGCCCGCGTACGTGTATGCCGCCGGTGACATTCACCCGCTCACGGAGCGCGAAGAGACGCTGTGCAAGCGCGCGAGCACGGTGGACTGGGTCTACCTGTCCGCGCTGGCCCTGGCGGACGTGGGGACGGTGCTGCTCGATGGGCAATTCTTCAAGGACAAGCAACAGCCAGGGGTCCGCCTGATCGGGCCGTCCTTGATTGGCTTGACCTGGGGCGCCACGCTCGGGGCGATCTATCCGGCACTGCCCAAGTGCGATCCCAACTGGGTCCGCTACGCACCGCCCGAGGGGGACATTCGCACGTCGGTGCCCTATGCGCTCTCGATGGCGATTCTCGCAGGGGCCACCGCACCCATTTTGGTTGGGGTGGAGACCGGACCGCTCCGCGACGAGTGGCAGACGAGCGAGCGCGCCATGCGCGTGATCCTCGCCGGGGTGACCGGCTTCGCGGGCGCGCTCCTGCCGTATTGGACGCTCATTTCGCCGAAGACGTGGCGCGCGGGGAAAGAGCTGGTGAAGCTGCGCGCCTGGGGCGATTCCCAAGGCGCGTTCATCGGCTACGGGTTCCGCTTCTAGGCCGGGCGCAGGAAGCGCGCGAGCACCTTTTTCTCGCCCCAGCCCGGGAAAAACGCGATGACCGCGGGCTCGCCGGCGTTGACCACGCTGCGTACTTCCCCTTCGCCGAAGCGCTGATGGTGCACGCGCGAGCCGCGGCGAATGGGCGCCGCGCTCTCGCCGCCGCCGTGGTCGTCTTGGAAGAACTCGCGGTCGACGTAGCGCTGTCCAGGCGGCGCGCTCGGGGCGGGGCGGGCCGGGCCCCCTCCCGATGAAGCCGGTGCAAGACCGCTGGTGCGGCGTGACCACGGCATAGGCTGAAGGTCCCGATCCGGGCGATCGATGAAGCGCTGCGGGGTGCTCTTCGCCCCGCGCGTCTGCTTGTGGACCACGCCTTCGCGCGGCAAATTGGCGATGAAACGGCTCGGGGCGCCCCAGCGCGTCTTGCCGAAAATCTGCCGGGCCGACGTGTGCGTGATGAGCAGATGGCGCCGCGCACGCGTGATGGCCACGTAGGCGAGGCGGCGCTCTTCCTCCATGTCCTCGTCGCCGCGGTCCTCCATGCTCTTGTACGGGAACATGTCCTCTTCCATGCCCGTGAGAAAGACGTGCTGGAACTCGAGGCCCTTCGCACCGTGCACGGTCATCAACGTGACGCGTGGCTCGTCGCGCATGGCATCGATGTCGGCCTGCAGCGACACGCGCTCGAGGAAGCCCTCGAGCGTGGGCTTTTCGCCCGCAGCAATCGCCTCCGTCTCGTAGTCGCGGATCGTGCCCACGAGCTCCGCGAGGTTCTCCAGGCGCGCATCGGCCTCCGCGGTGTTGTCGGCGCGCAGGGCCTCGCGGTAACCGGTGCGCTCGAGGGTCTCGAGCAGCACGTCGCTCGGCGAATCCGTGGCCGTGCGCGCACGCAGCTCGGCGAGCAGGTTGCGCAGGCCCCCGAGCCGTTTTTGCGCAGCTGCAGCGATGTCGCGCGCCTCGTCGATGCACTCCAGGGCATCGTTCAGCGACTCCGAGCGCGAGCCTGCAAAGGCCACCAGGCGGTCGATGGTCGTGGTGCCGATACCGCGCGCCGGCGTGTTGATGATGCGCAGCATGTCGACGTCGCTGCGCGGGTTGATCAAGAGGCGCAAGTACGCGAGGGCATCTTTGACTTCCGCACGCTCGTAGAACTTCGTGCCGCCCACGATCTGGTACGGAAGGTTCGCCGCGCGAAGCGCTTCTTCCAAGACGCGCGACTGCGCGTGCACGCGGTAGAACACGGCCATCTCGCCCAGGCTCGTGCCCTGCTCGCGCGCGTCGAGAATGCGGCGGGTGACGAAGGCGGCTTCGTCGCGTTCGTCCGCGCAGCCGAGAACCTCGATGGGCGGGCCATCTTCGTTCTCGGTCCACAGCTCCTTCGGCTCGCGGTGGGGCGAAGGGGCGATGACGCCGAGCGCCCCGCGCACGATGTGACCCGTCGAGCGGTAGTTCTGCTCGAGTTTGACCACGGTGGCGCCGGGGAAATCGCGACGGAAGTAGCGGATGTTGCGCACGTCGGCGCCGCGCCAGCGGTAAATCGACTGGTCGTCGTCGCCAACGACGCACACGTTCTGGTGATCGCGCACGAGCGCACGCACCAGGCGGTACTGCATGGCGTTGGTATCTTGGAACTCGTCGACCAACACGTGCGTGAAACGGCGGCGGATGGCATCGCCCTCGGTCTCGCGCTCGAGCAGGCGGACCATGTGGCCGATGAGGTCCTCGAAGTCGACCGCGTTGGCCTCGCGCATGTGCGCTTCGTAGCGGCGAAAGACCTTGATGACGGCATCGTCGACGTACGACTCGGCGGTCATCTCGTCGGGGCCGCGGCCTTCCTGCTTTTCCTTGTGGATCTGGTAGAGGACGCTGCGCGGAGGGTAGCGGCGCTCGTCGAGATCGAGCTCGCGCAGGGCGCGCGTGACGACGGCCTTTTGGTCCTGCGTGTCGTAAATGAGAAAGTTGCGCTGCAGGCCGATGGCCTCGCCATGACGCCGGAGCAGGCGCGCGCACGTCGCGTGGAAGGTGCCGACCCAGAGATCGCGCACCACGTCGGCACCGGCCAGGCCTTCGAGGCGGTGCTTCATCTCACCGGCGGCCTTGTTGGTGAAGGTGACCGCGAGGATGCGGTAGGGCGCGACGCCTTCGCGGGCGATGAGGTTGGCCACGCGGTAGGTGATGACCCTCGTTTTTCCGCTTCCGGCGCCTGCAAAGACGAGGAGCGGCCCGTTTACGTGGGCGACGGCCTCGGCTTGCGGCGTGTTGAGTTCGACATCGACAGAGGACACGGGCGCAGCTTAGTCCAGGATAGGCACGGAGATCACTTGCGTCGATAGACGCTCACGATGGGAACTCCGTCGTGGGTCAGAACATAGGCCGGCGCCGTGCTGCCGTAGACGACCCAGATCTGATGGTCGACCTCGTTCATGTGCAGCTCGTGCTGCACCAGGGAAAACATGGCATCGCCGGGGCTCCAGGTCGCGCGCAGATCGCGGCGCATGCGCCCTTCGTCGAGCATGCGCGCCCAGGCATCGCCCGTCGTGTCGTGGATGAAGACGCTCGCGCCCCGCGGCGCATTGGCCTGCAGGTACGGCGCAACGCTCTGGGTGGTGAAGCCCCAAAATTGGCGATTGAGCCCCAAATCGGCTCCGCCGGCGGTGCCACCGACCAGCGGGACGTACGCCGACAGCCCGAACGGATGCGAGTGCACCGTGATGGCCAACGGCGCCGCGATGCAAAGCGCGCCGAGCGCCCACGTGAGCTCGCGCTGCCGTTTGGCGAGGGCACCCGGCAAGGCCGAGACCGCACGCCCCAACGCGTCGGCCACCAGGTCGAATCCACGCCCGGCGAAAATCGCCAAAAGCGGGTACGCGGGCATCCAATGCTTCGTCCCGCCGAAAATGGGCGTCTTCGGCAGGAAGAACACGGCCAGCGGCGCCGCGAACGCGAGCAGGAGCAGCAAATCGGGCTCGTCCGAGGTGCCGAGCAGCTTTTCCCGGAGCCGCTTCCAAAGCGCCGCCAGCCGCTCGCCTGCGCCGAGGCCGAACAAGAGCAACGTGATGCTCGGCACCGTGGCCAAGATCATCACGGGGGCATAACTCGGCGGCGACGGCGGCCCGAAGTAATTCTTACCGAGGTATTCGATATTGTAATATTCGTGATGAACGTGGAATTCGACGTATTCGCGAATGCGATTGGCCGTATCGCTCCACAGCCAAGGCCATAGTGCGTAAAAGACGAATGGCCCCACGATGGCGATCGAAATGAGCTCCATCGGCAGACGCAACTTTTCGCGCTTCTCACCTTTGTCCCCGAAGAACGCGCGTCCGTACACCACCAGGGTGTGCGGGACGAACACGGCCGGCAAAATCCAGGCATTGTGCTTCGTCTCCAGGGTCAATCCGTAGACGATGCCCGCGGCCAGTGCCCACCCCAGCGTCTTCTCCTGAACGGATCGGTAATACACATAAACCGAGAGAATCCACATCGCCGCAATGGGCATATCGAAGCAGGCCAGGTGCGCGTGAAAGAAGATATGCGGCATGAGTGCCAAAAGCACCGCCGCCATCAGCCCCGCACGACGCGAATACACGCGCGCGCCGAACAGGTACGTCACCCAGAGAGAAAGCCCGCCCGTGGCCATGCCGGGCAGACGGAACGCCGTGCTGGCGTCGGCGATGATCTTCCACTTTTGGTGGAGCACCAGCCACGAGATCCCGAAGAGGCTCTTCATGAGCGACGGGTGCTCGTGGTTGTAGCCCCAGGCTCCGTCGATGGCCCCGCGCTCCATGGCGGCCTTGGGGTGCGCGACCAGCTGATCGAACCAGCGCGCGTAGCTCTGGCCGGCGTGGAAGTAGAAGCTCTCGTCGCGCGGAAAGCCGAGGGAGCGTGCGGTGATCAGCAGCCAGATCACGTACGCGACGAACAACGCCGCCCCGACCGCGTGATCGCGCCAGCCGATGCTCTCGGGGAATTTCGCCCAGGAAAACCGTTTCGGCTCATTCATCGGGTGATCGCCTCGAAGCAGTAGATCCGGCGGTCGGCGTTGGCGCTGGTGATTTCCACGGTGAGATCGGCAGTCTTTCCGGCCAAATCCGGTGTGGGAAGGTCGAAGCTCTTCCACCCGTCGCCGTCGGAGTGGGTCACCTTGGCGATGTGGCTATCGCCCACCCAGAAACCGAGATGCACGGGCGCGCGGAGCCGCTCGCGCTCGGCCTCGACGTAGAGGCCGTGATGGCCATGGAGCGATTCGCCGAACGTGACGCCGTGGAACACGATGCGAAGCGCCTGGCCGCCGCCGGGTGGGGGCGCGAAAATGCATTTGTGCGGCATGTAGTCCAAATCGGACACCACGCTGATACCGGCAAAGGTGCCCGGGCAGGTGAACTTCTCCGCCGGAATGGCGGGACCGAAACCGAGATTGCCCGATTGCGCCGAGCCCTTGCCCCAGCCGCACGGACGTGCCGCGGTGTCTTGCAGCGGGCGGACCGACACGTCCGCCTCGGGCGGGTGAACGAGCTTGAGCAAATCCGTGATGGTCGGCCGGTACGAGGGATTTTCCAGCGTGGTGAGCGTGATGCCGTCGACCTTTTTCGTCGCCACGGGCTTCCACTCGGAAAGCTCGGGCGCGTGCTCGCCGCGGATGGAGACCTCGATGGCGCGCGGGAATCTCTCCACGTCCGCCCAGGCTTCTCGCTCCAGCGTGGCCAGCTCGTCGCCGAAAACTTGGCGCCCCACGGGATCGGCCCAGCGGGGCGCGAAGATGACGAGGTCATCGGGCTTGGCCAGCGCGCGGGTTTCCTCGCGGGCGCGCGCCCAGCTCTCGTCTCCGATGACGCTGCGCACCTGCACCACGTGCGCGACCAGCTCGAAAATCGCAATGGCGGGCACCAACGCGAAGCCCCACGTCTTTAACTGAGCGCGAAGGTCCAAGGCCAAGATGGGCGGGGAGCTTACACCGTGCGCGGGTCCTCGTGTAACGTGGGCGCGCCGACATGCGGCGTTTACCTTCCCTTCTCTCCTTCGTACGCCTTCCGAAAGAGCCGAGCACGTGGCTGTGGCTGGCCGTCGCCGTCGTGGCCAGCGCACCGGCGTGGATCGTGCGGTACCCGCCGATACAGGATCTGCCCTTCCACCTCGCGGCGATTCGGGTCATCCACGACTTCCACGACGCGCGCTACGGCTTCGATCAGGACTTCGTGCTGACCTTGGGGCGCACGCAGTACGTCTTCTATTACTTGCTGGCCAGCGCGCTCGCGTACGGGCTCGGCGTGGTGAAGGCCAACATCGCGCTGATGTGCGTCTACCTCGGCGGCACACCGCTGGCGATCCGCGCGCTGCTCAAGGCCTTGGGCAAGGACGAGCGGCTCGCGCTCTTCGCGGTGCCGCTGCTCGCGAACGTGATGTTCATGTTCGGGCTCTTGCCGTTCTTGCTTGGCATTCCACTGCTCTTTTATGGGCTCGCGCTGGCGATCCGCTATTTCGAGCACCCCACGCCGGCGCGGGGCGCGGGCCTGGCGTTTTTGGTGCTGGCCCTCTTCTATTCGCACTTTTTTCCCTTCGCGCTTTTCGGCTTGGGCTTTGCGCTCATGTTCCCATGGCAACAGCCGAAACGCTGGCTCATCGCGGGCGCGCCCACCGTACCTGCGCTCCTCATGGTGGCGCGTTGGACCTTGTTCACCGATGCCGGGAAGCTCACCACCGGCGTCCTGCACCCCACCGAGGCCGATCACGTTGCACCGCTCAATGCGGCCATTCCCGGCGCCTACCAATGGCTCACGGACGTGTGGCACGACACCAGCGACGAATTCATCCTCGTGTTGGTCGTGTGCGCCGCCATTTTGATCACCGGCCTCGCCCAGGGCGATCGTGATCGCTCCAAACCGGTGGCGCGGGCCTATACGCTTTTACCCATATTGTGCATTTTCTTCTATTTCACATTGGGCGAACGGCACGGTTACATCTGGCTCATTTCGCAGCGATTCCCCATCTTGTGCCTTTTTGCGGCCATTCCCCTTTTGCGCATGCCCCAGGGTTTGCGCGGCTGGGTGGGGACCTCGCTCGCCGCGGGCCTGGCGCTGGCGGCCACGATCAACACGTGCAAGCACTTCGTCAAATTCCAGCTCGAGGAAGTCGGGGACATCAACGAGGCCCTCGGCGCCATGGAGCCGAAGAAACGCGTGGCGGCGCTGATTTACGACAAGGGCTCCCAAGTGACCAATTGGGTCCCTTTTCTGCATTTCGGCTCGTATTACCAAGTCGAAAAAGGCGGCGTCGTTCAATTCACCTATGCGGGCTATTATCATTGGCCCTTCGACTTCAAATCAGGCCATTACCCGCCGCCCGGCGGCCCCGCCCGCGAACGCTGGGAGTGGACCCCCGAACAAGTGCCCGTCCGTGGCGAGCTTTATCCGTATTACGATTACGTCCTCACCCGCGGCCAGGGATTCCATCCCCCGCCGGGCACCTTCCACGTGAAGTGGCGGGGCGACCGCTGGATGGTCTGGGAACGCGATCGCTGACGTATCACGCTACGCCGGCGAGCGCAGCGTCACGAAGAGAAGAAGAAACCGCCAGGACGCCAAAAGAGAGGCGCCAGGATCGCCAGGTGAACCAACAATAGACCCTTATTTTTTTAGGATTTATTGTTGGTTCCGTTGGCGATCCTGGCGTCCTGGCGGTTTCCTTCTTCCTGTTCGAGAATCGTGCTCGCCAGTGCTCGCCCATTTATGAGGCGCGCAGGCTGTGGCCGAGCCAGTGGGCGCTGGCGCCGAGGAAGGACAAGGCCATGTCGCGCGGGGAGTGACGGTGGGCGGCGAAGTGGCGGATGCCCGTGCGCAGGGGCGAGCCCTGGCTGCCCA
It includes:
- a CDS encoding PEGA domain-containing protein; amino-acid sequence: MHAFALALLVFAQIPSGEGVVRARGLDQQGVRAFREGRFRDAIRFFTEARRLGGPASEIWNIARCHQRLDEPEDAARALASYLEQTDLMPSERAEASRELNELRRRPSQLAIDSDPAGASVTVDGKPAGSSTPAGLDVPPGPHRVRVEHPGYRVYETDVEARFGRAILVTAKLVSDSNPVATEEPPPTELPSTMATHGLARRFLFSAEIGAFFPRLGDVDGKLRPAGAVEARYVFNPASRVLVTGGLRFIAMTYGGSKPSALCQQADDESSVELGGLATGAFAVRALPRLRVGAAVGLGVAGLVADSSGADASKASCASSYGLTFLGRAALEGSLSLTPGWRLLFSPLVFEAHPAWKGARENPPSTVDASGLWWRLGATLGFAFDAK
- a CDS encoding metallophosphoesterase, which gives rise to MVRTLVFSAFLFGITACTHSLLAMWAMRVSPWLAARRRWVWAVVACLVVITPAARMMQSAWHGSKSQQLFAAGMIEASAVALSMIPLFLIHIGLDLSFGLRKRWGKKEEASAPQEEEPEGLTRRQVIEGVGGAAVLAGTGTALGWGIVRGRHAFEIEEVPVRIAGLPRALDGYTIAQISDIHVGLFVGDRELAEGFERVLQTKPDLIVATGDLVDHDEHYIPQMARALASLRGHTRDGVTAILGNHDYYTGAQDVLAGLHAAGVRTLVNEGLVLRGRDQGGFSLLGVADVFASGAREEPPSLERALAMVPPDRPRILLAHQPQYFPTARGRVALQLSGHTHGGQINPGFRPASLFMHYLAGRYEEEGSTLWVNRGFGVAGPPSRVGAPPEVTKIILVSA
- the prmC gene encoding peptide chain release factor N(5)-glutamine methyltransferase, coding for MKETWTIEAVVRWATDDFRARGIESPRLDAEVLLAFALNTDRVRLIVDARRPLEADELGRFRELVKRRRKHEPVAFLRGEREFYGRPFRVDARVLIPRPDTEVLVQVALERSRHVSMCMRALDLCTGSGCVAISLGRERPTGYVIASDISEGALAVARDNAQRLGAYNVGWASGDLFGALREGQRFDVVTANPPYIPSEEIATLAEDIRSFEPRLALDGGPDGLDLLRRIVEEAPAFLVEGGVLAVEVGAGEAPDIAQLFEQRGFQDVKIARDYGGIERVVSGAWPAGMRVLP
- a CDS encoding phosphomannomutase/phosphoglucomutase, with translation MSFASLRHIFREYDIRGVADRDLTDALANALGRGIGTMLAKPNVEGGRTRLAVGRDCRLSSPRLHAALVAGLTQVGIDVVDIGVVPTPLLYFAVHHLGTDGGIQITGSHNPGEDNGFKIMKGKASFFGPDIVNLFNLIEEKRFAPDAKGSHQVVDVLPAYIEAVKERIKLPPRPLPFVVDAGNGAGGPTALAVMKALGLSPDALYCEMDGNFPNHHPDPTVLDNVAELIDRVKKTGARVGIAYDGDADRLGAIDANGDVIWGDKLMILFSRALLKEHPGAAILGEVKCSQTLYDDIAAHGGKPVLWKTGHSLIKTKMKETGALLAGEMSGHLFFADRYFGFDDAIYASLRLLEILANDGRSLGEMLADVPTTFSTPELRVDCPDAIKFDVVRAVTEHYKKSGREVIDIDGARIQFGQPGKPAWGLVRASNTGPVLVMRFEATTAEERDRIRAEVEAAVLEARRTTAP
- a CDS encoding UvrD-helicase domain-containing protein; its protein translation is MSSVDVELNTPQAEAVAHVNGPLLVFAGAGSGKTRVITYRVANLIAREGVAPYRILAVTFTNKAAGEMKHRLEGLAGADVVRDLWVGTFHATCARLLRRHGEAIGLQRNFLIYDTQDQKAVVTRALRELDLDERRYPPRSVLYQIHKEKQEGRGPDEMTAESYVDDAVIKVFRRYEAHMREANAVDFEDLIGHMVRLLERETEGDAIRRRFTHVLVDEFQDTNAMQYRLVRALVRDHQNVCVVGDDDQSIYRWRGADVRNIRYFRRDFPGATVVKLEQNYRSTGHIVRGALGVIAPSPHREPKELWTENEDGPPIEVLGCADERDEAAFVTRRILDAREQGTSLGEMAVFYRVHAQSRVLEEALRAANLPYQIVGGTKFYERAEVKDALAYLRLLINPRSDVDMLRIINTPARGIGTTTIDRLVAFAGSRSESLNDALECIDEARDIAAAAQKRLGGLRNLLAELRARTATDSPSDVLLETLERTGYREALRADNTAEADARLENLAELVGTIRDYETEAIAAGEKPTLEGFLERVSLQADIDAMRDEPRVTLMTVHGAKGLEFQHVFLTGMEEDMFPYKSMEDRGDEDMEEERRLAYVAITRARRHLLITHTSARQIFGKTRWGAPSRFIANLPREGVVHKQTRGAKSTPQRFIDRPDRDLQPMPWSRRTSGLAPASSGGGPARPAPSAPPGQRYVDREFFQDDHGGGESAAPIRRGSRVHHQRFGEGEVRSVVNAGEPAVIAFFPGWGEKKVLARFLRPA
- a CDS encoding glycosyltransferase family 39 protein — its product is MNEPKRFSWAKFPESIGWRDHAVGAALFVAYVIWLLITARSLGFPRDESFYFHAGQSYARWFDQLVAHPKAAMERGAIDGAWGYNHEHPSLMKSLFGISWLVLHQKWKIIADASTAFRLPGMATGGLSLWVTYLFGARVYSRRAGLMAAVLLALMPHIFFHAHLACFDMPIAAMWILSVYVYYRSVQEKTLGWALAAGIVYGLTLETKHNAWILPAVFVPHTLVVYGRAFFGDKGEKREKLRLPMELISIAIVGPFVFYALWPWLWSDTANRIREYVEFHVHHEYYNIEYLGKNYFGPPSPPSYAPVMILATVPSITLLLFGLGAGERLAALWKRLREKLLGTSDEPDLLLLLAFAAPLAVFFLPKTPIFGGTKHWMPAYPLLAIFAGRGFDLVADALGRAVSALPGALAKRQRELTWALGALCIAAPLAITVHSHPFGLSAYVPLVGGTAGGADLGLNRQFWGFTTQSVAPYLQANAPRGASVFIHDTTGDAWARMLDEGRMRRDLRATWSPGDAMFSLVQHELHMNEVDHQIWVVYGSTAPAYVLTHDGVPIVSVYRRK